The following proteins are co-located in the Tardibacter chloracetimidivorans genome:
- a CDS encoding DUF4031 domain-containing protein, translating to MSVYVDSERNRFGRMVMCHMFADTADELHAMAARIGMRRSWYQPFSFPHYDVCLTRRGKAIEHGALVVDRRQGYLIRKAIRVRILEDEPFAREWRA from the coding sequence GTGAGCGTCTACGTCGACAGCGAGCGTAATCGCTTCGGTCGCATGGTGATGTGCCACATGTTCGCCGATACGGCGGATGAGCTTCACGCCATGGCTGCGAGAATCGGCATGCGGCGCTCATGGTATCAGCCGTTCAGCTTCCCTCACTACGATGTGTGCCTCACCCGTCGCGGCAAAGCGATCGAGCATGGCGCGCTCGTGGTTGATCGGCGGCAGGGATACCTGATCCGAAAAGCGATCCGGGTGCGCATTCTTGAAGATGAGCCTTTTGCTCGAGAGTGGCGGGCATGA
- a CDS encoding phage/plasmid primase, P4 family produces the protein MPSDNTLLSAAQDFAARGWPVFPCSPENKQPLVAARRDGEGKPIRGTGGVSAASCDANQVQAWWTKWPNAMIGLAMGRNGLFALDFDPRIDDETGEVFTLDTLKAELETQMGCALPASLAVVTPSGGVHVYLRQPEGEPIRNRGNLPRHVDVRGEGGYVIAPPSSRADGIGYRWLRGEDQAEAAEAPPVLVEILRTKGKGERKPSGDVKRAAQPDVQGQVDDAVRKYAMAALDGEIRTVQGAPDGTRNNQLNASAYALGQLVGAGALPISLVRAALQDAARAWPDYPKSEGTIESGLTAGIEQPRDLSEIASAAAARGQRRGGRTGAGLSPVQRPEPPPPDSADDFGFSPAPPPDGDGQPASFQMEGPPPSPPAGGRGDDELDRKLAFYPLTDLGNAERFRDRFGGRFLWCPAIGWFAWDGKRWNSHAAEALVQRAVYDTVRAIGDEAELVKASGHRDDGGLDFIVKVARDGTITWYSDKIAQWGRVSEGAGHLACIARLAQPFLEVDVDDFDVDPFAINVLNGTIRVGKGDDGKPRVRFTRHDPADRITKIARVIYDPQAASPDYDAFMERVQPNEATRRFLHAWGGLSLTDDVSDQKLVFGYGTGRNGKSTWVEALAWLAGDYSDTVPINSLMDQGRQRKGGDATPDLAKLTGVRLLRASEPEKGAKLAEALIKLVTGGEPVDVRHLNKDFFKLIIKFKLTISGNYRPKIDGTDEGIWRRMLLVPWQVTIPKEEVDRDLPKKLQAEGAGILNRLLAGLLDWMEHGLKPPEEVDEATSRYRADSDPLGQFLGLCVVEERDQRIGASALHAVFSAWCKSAGEKEWSPKGLSSALLDRGWRKLRSNGMQWKDVKLIKQVSDFVDEHGRPLEDRRPDDGPDDYSGGGTFRPDDVGDEW, from the coding sequence GTGCCGAGTGACAACACGCTGCTTTCTGCGGCGCAGGATTTTGCCGCCCGTGGCTGGCCGGTTTTCCCTTGTTCTCCCGAGAACAAGCAGCCGCTGGTCGCGGCCCGGCGCGACGGCGAGGGCAAGCCGATCCGGGGCACGGGCGGCGTGTCGGCGGCGAGCTGCGACGCGAACCAGGTGCAGGCGTGGTGGACGAAATGGCCGAACGCGATGATCGGCCTCGCCATGGGCCGGAACGGGCTGTTCGCGCTCGATTTCGACCCGCGCATCGATGACGAAACCGGCGAGGTCTTCACGCTCGATACGCTGAAAGCAGAGCTGGAAACCCAGATGGGCTGCGCGCTGCCGGCGTCGCTGGCGGTGGTGACTCCATCGGGCGGGGTGCATGTCTATCTGCGCCAGCCCGAAGGTGAGCCGATCCGCAACCGGGGCAATCTGCCGCGCCATGTCGATGTGCGTGGCGAGGGCGGCTATGTGATCGCGCCGCCATCGTCACGCGCCGACGGCATCGGCTATCGCTGGCTGCGGGGGGAGGACCAGGCCGAAGCGGCCGAAGCGCCGCCGGTGCTGGTCGAGATCCTGCGAACCAAGGGCAAAGGCGAACGCAAGCCATCCGGTGATGTGAAGCGCGCCGCCCAGCCCGATGTGCAGGGCCAGGTGGATGATGCCGTGCGCAAATATGCGATGGCGGCGCTGGACGGCGAGATCCGCACGGTGCAGGGCGCGCCCGACGGCACCCGCAACAATCAGCTGAACGCTTCGGCCTATGCGCTGGGCCAGCTGGTGGGCGCGGGTGCGCTGCCGATCTCATTGGTGCGTGCGGCGCTGCAGGACGCCGCCAGGGCGTGGCCGGACTATCCCAAATCGGAAGGGACGATCGAAAGCGGTCTGACGGCCGGAATCGAACAACCGCGCGATCTCAGCGAGATCGCGTCCGCTGCTGCTGCGCGCGGGCAACGTCGTGGTGGAAGGACGGGAGCTGGCCTCAGCCCGGTGCAAAGGCCCGAGCCGCCGCCGCCCGACAGCGCGGACGATTTCGGCTTCTCCCCCGCACCCCCTCCCGATGGGGATGGCCAACCGGCAAGCTTCCAAATGGAAGGGCCACCGCCTTCTCCACCAGCTGGGGGGCGGGGGGACGATGAACTTGACCGCAAGTTGGCGTTCTATCCGCTCACCGACCTGGGCAATGCCGAGCGGTTCCGCGACCGGTTTGGCGGGCGATTCCTGTGGTGCCCGGCGATCGGCTGGTTCGCCTGGGACGGCAAACGCTGGAACAGCCATGCCGCCGAGGCGCTGGTGCAGCGCGCCGTCTATGACACGGTGCGGGCGATCGGCGATGAAGCCGAGCTGGTGAAGGCATCCGGCCACCGCGATGATGGCGGGCTGGATTTCATCGTGAAGGTGGCCCGCGACGGGACCATCACCTGGTATTCCGACAAGATAGCGCAATGGGGCCGGGTGTCCGAAGGCGCGGGGCATCTGGCTTGCATCGCAAGGCTGGCCCAGCCATTTCTTGAAGTGGACGTCGACGATTTCGACGTCGATCCGTTCGCGATCAACGTGCTGAACGGCACCATCCGCGTCGGCAAGGGCGATGACGGCAAGCCCAGGGTGCGCTTCACGCGGCACGATCCCGCCGACAGGATCACCAAGATTGCGCGGGTGATCTATGATCCGCAGGCAGCAAGCCCGGACTATGACGCATTCATGGAGCGGGTGCAGCCCAATGAGGCGACGCGGCGATTCCTGCATGCATGGGGCGGTCTGAGCCTGACCGACGATGTGAGCGACCAGAAGCTGGTGTTCGGATATGGCACCGGGCGGAACGGCAAATCGACCTGGGTGGAAGCGCTGGCATGGCTGGCGGGCGACTATTCCGACACGGTGCCGATCAATTCGCTGATGGACCAGGGCCGCCAGCGCAAGGGCGGCGACGCGACGCCCGATCTCGCCAAGCTGACCGGCGTGCGCCTGCTGCGCGCATCGGAGCCGGAAAAGGGCGCGAAGCTGGCCGAAGCGCTGATCAAGCTGGTGACGGGCGGCGAGCCGGTGGACGTGCGCCACCTGAACAAGGATTTCTTCAAGCTCATCATCAAGTTCAAGCTGACGATCTCGGGCAATTACCGCCCGAAGATCGACGGCACGGACGAAGGCATCTGGCGGCGCATGCTGCTGGTGCCGTGGCAGGTGACGATCCCGAAGGAAGAGGTGGACCGCGACCTGCCCAAAAAGCTGCAGGCCGAAGGCGCGGGCATATTGAACCGGCTGCTGGCCGGGCTGCTCGACTGGATGGAACATGGGCTGAAGCCGCCTGAAGAGGTGGATGAGGCGACATCGCGCTATCGGGCGGACAGTGACCCGCTGGGGCAGTTCCTCGGCCTGTGCGTCGTCGAGGAGCGCGATCAGCGGATCGGCGCGTCGGCGCTGCACGCGGTCTTCTCCGCCTGGTGCAAGTCCGCCGGCGAAAAGGAATGGTCGCCCAAGGGCCTGTCGTCGGCGCTGCTCGATCGAGGCTGGCGGAAGCTCAGGTCGAACGGGATGCAGTGGAAAGACGTGAAGCTCATCAAGCAGGTGAGCGACTTCGTCGACGAACATGGACGGCCGCTGGAGGATCGCAGGCCCGACGATGGCCCGGACGATTACAGCGGGGGCGGCACATTCAGACCCGATGATGTGGGGGATGAATGGTGA
- the ssb gene encoding single-stranded DNA-binding protein — protein MLNRATLIGHLGRDPEARTMQNGGEVVTLNVATSEHWKDQSGQRQERTEWHKVVIFNENLVDVAKKYLRKGSRVFAEGQIQTRKWTDNAGIERYSTEIVLQRFRGALTLLDKRESDPGRNDYSSHQTREAQGASAGGGAGASAPFDSDLDDDVPF, from the coding sequence ATGCTTAACCGAGCGACGCTGATCGGCCATCTTGGGCGCGACCCAGAGGCGCGGACAATGCAGAACGGCGGCGAGGTGGTGACGCTGAACGTCGCCACGTCCGAACATTGGAAAGACCAGTCCGGGCAGCGCCAGGAGCGCACCGAATGGCACAAGGTGGTGATCTTCAACGAAAACCTGGTCGATGTGGCGAAGAAATATCTGCGCAAGGGGAGCCGGGTCTTCGCCGAAGGCCAGATCCAGACCCGCAAATGGACCGATAATGCCGGGATCGAGCGCTATTCGACCGAGATCGTGCTGCAGCGATTCCGCGGTGCTTTGACCCTGCTCGACAAGCGCGAAAGCGACCCGGGGCGCAACGACTATTCCAGCCACCAGACGCGGGAGGCGCAGGGGGCATCCGCTGGCGGAGGGGCAGGGGCGTCCGCGCCCTTCGATAGCGATCTAGACGACGACGTTCCTTTCTAG
- a CDS encoding ABC transporter ATP-binding protein/permease: MGNLLSAPLTVEPDTITAGDTVRIRRDDLSSLYPQGEGYALVYHFQRTGGAIDAVDATWDAEGWLITVAASGWEPGPRSWSAVVTHGSYGRRTIASGSLTVLPDPTVVDASFDPRSHARKVLDAIEAVIERRASKTHEETTLSDGRQVKSIPHAELMRLRGHYAALVAAEQRQSDQRRGLRRGLRRGGGTLKARF; this comes from the coding sequence ATGGGCAATCTGCTTTCCGCCCCACTGACCGTGGAGCCGGACACAATCACCGCTGGCGATACGGTAAGGATCCGCCGCGATGATCTGAGTTCGCTCTATCCGCAGGGCGAGGGCTATGCGCTGGTCTATCATTTTCAGCGCACCGGCGGCGCGATCGACGCCGTTGACGCGACCTGGGATGCCGAAGGCTGGCTGATCACGGTCGCGGCGAGCGGATGGGAACCCGGCCCGCGCAGCTGGTCGGCGGTTGTCACGCACGGCAGCTATGGGCGGCGCACGATCGCGTCGGGATCCCTGACCGTGCTGCCGGACCCGACCGTGGTTGATGCAAGCTTCGATCCGCGCAGCCATGCCCGAAAGGTCCTGGACGCGATCGAGGCGGTGATCGAGCGGCGCGCTTCGAAAACGCACGAGGAAACGACGCTGTCGGACGGGCGGCAGGTCAAATCCATTCCTCATGCGGAATTGATGCGGCTGCGCGGCCATTATGCGGCGCTTGTTGCGGCTGAGCAGCGCCAGTCCGACCAGCGCCGGGGCCTGCGGCGGGGCCTGCGGCGGGGCGGCGGTACGTTGAAAGCGAGGTTCTAG
- a CDS encoding terminase gpA endonuclease subunit, with translation MTVHQVMVHGRALPPVPPFETGMELVARIAQMVRPPEHLTVSQWAQRHLGYDPSVMPWQVVVMDALSDPETAEVGLLGPAQQGKSEIGLSWLGWSIEHDPADLLICQPDKTMMQDFVVRRIQPMVDRTAALKERLLVDNIFLKQFRGSLLASVWPVASQFTARPIPRGWLDDYDQLPDDIDGQGSAVKLLDGRQTQFEGRDTKFVSSSPAREDGGGIEAFCAGGSDESLHPRCPSCGDRWQIDIRTDLKFEGKGSPDEAEASAHVVCGANGCILEPIERLKMIQDLANLPDAGFVAKHPEIRRRRGFSVDGLMGFTSWGKLAREWRQAQLAWESRQDESELRAFMNTRGGHNFRSQMAGARALKAEDFADRREKWRLGTVPPGAKVLVASVDNQIDRFEVAVWGYGDGLECWAIDRFAITVLEDGLTQIDPGHRAEHWLTLISQVLNRTYPLAMDGGQRVPILTMAVDTGGIDGASDNAAKMFRAAVEMGVHPNRITLIKGGNNPKGQPLPPPTYLDRKAKGQAIRTGPALFVPNVHLFKDVIAQRLRREASGPGFYHFPEDFDAVWFQELTAEERKNGKWEKIRARNETWDLAVYGYVAIYRPPYAGSRTHMRWVPQGFRVPEPREGAEPAPIDAAEESQSLRPPAAKPGKRKMPVRPRRSGGWMGRLK, from the coding sequence ATGACCGTGCATCAGGTGATGGTGCATGGGCGGGCGTTGCCGCCCGTGCCGCCTTTTGAGACGGGCATGGAGCTGGTCGCCCGCATCGCCCAGATGGTGCGGCCACCCGAGCATCTGACGGTGTCGCAATGGGCGCAGCGCCACCTTGGCTATGACCCGAGCGTCATGCCCTGGCAGGTTGTCGTCATGGACGCGCTCAGCGATCCGGAAACGGCCGAAGTCGGACTGCTGGGTCCGGCGCAGCAGGGCAAGTCGGAAATCGGCCTGTCGTGGCTGGGCTGGTCGATCGAGCACGATCCGGCGGATCTGCTGATCTGCCAGCCAGACAAGACGATGATGCAGGATTTCGTCGTCCGGCGGATCCAGCCAATGGTGGACCGGACGGCCGCGCTGAAAGAGCGGCTGCTGGTCGACAATATCTTCCTGAAGCAATTCAGGGGATCGCTGCTGGCGAGCGTCTGGCCGGTGGCATCGCAGTTCACGGCGCGGCCGATTCCGCGTGGCTGGCTCGACGATTACGACCAGCTGCCGGACGATATCGACGGGCAGGGCTCGGCGGTAAAGCTGCTCGACGGCAGGCAAACGCAGTTTGAAGGAAGGGACACCAAGTTCGTCAGTTCGTCGCCGGCGCGCGAGGATGGCGGCGGCATAGAGGCGTTCTGCGCCGGCGGATCGGATGAAAGCCTGCACCCGCGCTGCCCCAGCTGCGGCGACCGGTGGCAGATCGATATCCGGACGGACCTGAAGTTTGAGGGCAAGGGCTCGCCAGACGAAGCCGAAGCGTCGGCACATGTGGTCTGCGGGGCAAATGGCTGCATTCTGGAGCCGATCGAACGGCTGAAGATGATCCAGGATCTGGCGAACCTGCCCGATGCGGGGTTCGTCGCCAAGCATCCGGAGATCCGCAGGCGGCGGGGCTTCAGCGTAGACGGGCTGATGGGCTTCACCAGCTGGGGCAAGCTCGCGCGCGAATGGCGGCAGGCGCAGCTCGCCTGGGAAAGTCGCCAGGATGAAAGCGAGCTGCGCGCGTTCATGAACACGCGCGGCGGCCATAATTTCCGGTCGCAGATGGCCGGTGCCCGCGCCCTGAAGGCGGAGGATTTCGCCGACCGGCGTGAAAAATGGCGGCTCGGCACCGTCCCGCCCGGGGCAAAGGTGCTGGTGGCCTCGGTAGACAACCAGATCGACCGGTTCGAGGTGGCGGTCTGGGGTTATGGCGACGGGCTGGAGTGCTGGGCGATCGACCGGTTTGCGATCACCGTGCTGGAGGATGGGCTGACCCAGATCGACCCTGGCCACAGGGCTGAACATTGGCTGACGCTGATCAGCCAGGTGCTGAACCGGACCTATCCGCTGGCGATGGACGGCGGCCAGCGGGTGCCGATCCTCACCATGGCGGTGGATACGGGCGGCATCGACGGCGCTTCGGACAATGCGGCGAAGATGTTTCGGGCCGCCGTCGAAATGGGCGTGCATCCGAACCGGATCACGCTGATCAAGGGTGGCAACAATCCGAAAGGTCAGCCGCTTCCGCCGCCGACCTATCTGGACCGGAAGGCGAAAGGGCAGGCGATCCGTACCGGCCCGGCTTTGTTCGTGCCGAATGTGCATCTGTTCAAGGATGTGATCGCGCAGCGGCTGCGAAGAGAGGCGTCCGGACCCGGATTTTATCACTTTCCGGAGGATTTCGACGCCGTCTGGTTCCAGGAGCTGACGGCGGAAGAGCGCAAGAACGGCAAATGGGAAAAGATCAGGGCGCGTAACGAGACATGGGACCTGGCCGTCTATGGCTATGTCGCCATTTATCGCCCGCCCTATGCCGGGTCGCGCACCCACATGCGCTGGGTGCCGCAAGGGTTCAGGGTTCCGGAGCCGCGCGAAGGCGCGGAGCCCGCGCCGATCGACGCTGCCGAGGAATCGCAATCGCTACGGCCGCCTGCGGCCAAGCCGGGAAAACGCAAGATGCCGGTCCGTCCGCGCCGCTCCGGCGGATGGATGGGCCGTCTCAAATAG
- a CDS encoding DUF6362 family protein has product MKGEWTPDAVQEGFIQAWESLRRMPDREKGWMRSGTSSLWRQVQREWGAYSQDAEDVRLTLGLRAVEVDQMEEALQWLELLRPEDRKLVGAVLPVLAKGYSRIPWGRIKARRGLEGKPDTLKKRYRRALDMIAAALNTGIDLTNSKSRQEIVQG; this is encoded by the coding sequence ATGAAGGGGGAATGGACGCCCGATGCCGTGCAGGAAGGCTTCATCCAGGCATGGGAGAGCCTGCGGCGCATGCCCGACCGAGAAAAGGGATGGATGCGATCGGGCACGTCGTCGCTCTGGCGTCAGGTGCAGCGGGAGTGGGGCGCCTATTCGCAGGACGCCGAGGATGTGCGCCTGACGCTGGGGCTGCGCGCCGTCGAGGTGGATCAGATGGAAGAGGCACTTCAATGGCTGGAGCTGCTGCGTCCCGAAGACCGCAAGCTGGTTGGCGCCGTGCTGCCCGTGCTGGCGAAGGGCTATTCCCGCATCCCATGGGGCCGGATCAAGGCGCGACGGGGGCTGGAGGGCAAGCCGGACACGCTGAAGAAGCGATATCGCCGCGCGCTGGATATGATCGCGGCAGCATTAAATACCGGAATTGATTTGACGAATTCGAAGTCAAGACAAGAAATCGTACAAGGCTGA